The Prionailurus viverrinus isolate Anna chromosome C1, UM_Priviv_1.0, whole genome shotgun sequence DNA window CCTCCCACTGTGAGGTTtggctgggggtaggggtgggggtccATTAGAAAGTtggtgggaggggtgcctggggggttcagGCGGTCGgacgtcagacttcggctcaggtcatggtctcgcggtttgtgagttggagccccgtgtcgggctctgtgctgactgctcagagctggggacctgcttcagattctgtgtctccctctctcgctgcccctcccctgctcgcactctgtctctcaaaaataaataaacattaaaaaaagaaaaagaaaattggtgGGGAGCTGCCATCCCCTGCAGCAGGCCCTCTCTGGTCCAGCCTCTTCTCCAGCAATCCCCAAAACCACCAATGGTGCAGACCCACTCAAACTCCTCTGTACTGTTCCCACCCACAGGGTAGCAGGGCCCGAGCTCTGTGGGAGGCAGTCCTAGCCCATCCTGACCCGGCTTTCTCATCTCCAAACACGGTGGGAGCTGGCACACGTACAGGAGCCTGGGCTGCCCATCTGCAGAGTCCTCAGGCTTGgaccctccctcttcttcctctccacttAACCACATCCCACCAGATGCAGCTCCTTGGCCTCTCGGCCCACTCCAGGCCCCCCGGTCAGGGTGGGCCCGTCAGCAGAGAACCCCACCCGGAGATGTTTATTCAGGCCCGACCCTCTGTCCCACTATAGCCCAGGTAGAGGGGCACACAGGGCACACGACTGGAGCATGTCCCCCAAGGATGCACAGAAAAGCCATGGGTGTTACCTCCCAGCCGAACCCCAGGAAGTGCCACTGTCCCCGAAGCCCTGGCCCCTGCTCCAGGCCCTCGagtccctctcccccatctcttccCGGGTTCCTCGCTGGGGCaccccccaggccctgcctcctcccacctaCCAAGAATGGACCCCCTCAGCTCCTGGGCAATGATGTGCAGGTCGTCCACATCCACGAAGTGCAGGTGATCCTCTGCGGGGGCCGAGGCAGCAGCTGACAGCTCCAGGAGGTTGCCACGACCGGTACTGACGATGAAGACGGTAACACCCAGGTCCTTCAGCTCCTGCATGGGGGGCCCCACGGGGTCGCTGGAGCCGCCATCTGTCACCCACACCAGCACCTTGGGCACCCCCGGCCGGGCCCCTGCCACCTCGGCAAACAGCTGCTCCTTGGCGTAAGCCAGCGCCAGGCCAGTGTTGGTGTCGCCCATGCGCTGGGCTGCAGCACGTATGGCATCCTGGACAGCCGCACCTGAGCTGTGCTGGCCGAAGGGGAACTCAGTGTATGGGCGGCTGCCCACATGCACCAGGCTGGCACGCAGagccccagggcccaggggcAGTGGGGCCACCAGCTGCCCCAAAAACTCCCGAACTCGGGAAAACTCATAATGAGACACGCTGGCCGAGCTGTCCAACAGAAACAGCAGGTCCCCCTGGGGAGCCGATGCTGGGGGacctgggggagaggagagggttcAGCCCCAGGTGGTGGCCCCCAGACAGTCCCACACCCAGGGCAGAACCCCCAGGGTCTGAGCTTTCCCTAAGCTGGAGCTTGCCCTTACCCAAGCAGGCCCCGAAAGCCTGCTCCAAAGGTCCTGCAGGCGGCAcccctgggggaagggggaaaggggtCCTGAGCCCACAAGCGGCCCACAGTCTCAGTGGGTTCTAGCTCTGCACCTCTCTGGGCTCTCTGGGTCCTCTTTGGGCTCAAGTCTTGTCTGTAAAGGAGAGCTGACCCCTCCAAGCCTCCACACCCACCCTTTCGTTAGCACACTCTGTGCAGGCTGGAGCCGAGGGTCCTGGTCCAGCCCCCAGGAGTGTGGGTGGATAAGCCTAGGCCACAGTCCTTGTTTCCTCAGGCTTGGCTTCCAGAGAATCAGCCTCCAGGATGGAGTTCAGCCCTACACCCCTGCCTCCAGGTAAAGCaactagtggggggggggggggtggcacaaAGCAGCTGGGGACACTGGGGGCTGAGATGGGCagatgagggagacagagcacgatcacAGCCCATATGGCCAGGCTGGAGTCATCACCCCACTTACAGATGATGTCACCCCTCCTCTGGACCCATCCTCTGCTCCATCTGGACCCAGGAAGCAGGTAACCTGCTGCAGCAGCTTGAGGGGCCGCCAACCCCCCAgggccttcctcttcctccaggtACCCCAGGGGGCAAAAGGACCCCTTCCACCACTGGAGCCAAGGGCAGACAGGAGTTGGGGCGTCTGGGTACTGATCTGGGCTTTGTGGCCTGTTTCCCCCAATCCCGTAGGGCGACTCCAGCCCTCTTACCGTCCCTCTACTAGGTGTCACTGCAAggagaggaaaactgaggcagggaCCGCCTCCCCGACACACACCTTCCCCTCCCCGTTCAGAACCTACCCCCCAACACCTGACGCTCCTCTAGCCGCTCGGGGTACCTGGGCCCGCCCGCCGCAGGTGGGTGGGGTGCCCCTGCGGCCGTCCCCGCCCGGGGCCGCGGGAGGGAAGACTCAGCCCCGCGCAggcagcagggggcaggggcgccGCCCGAGCTGGAACCTGGCCCGCCGCCTGCCTCACTCACCACGTTCGGCGCCGCTCCGCGCCAGCGCCAGCCGCAGGCTCAGGGCCAGGCTGAGCGCCGTCCAGGGCAGCATCGCGCGCGACGGGACGGGGCGCGCTCGGCTGCCGTTCGCCGCTCGCTCGCTCGGGGACTGCAGGGCGCGCCGCCGCGCAGGccgggcccgcccccgcccccgcccccgccccccgggagGCCCCGtccccgaggccccgcccccggtGAGCACTCTCCCCGCGTGCCGAGGCGCACAGAGTCCGGGAGGCGTGCGCGCAGAGGGACCCAGGCAGAAAGCGTCACGCGGCACTCACGCAGATGCGACCGCGGCACACACGCGTGGGCGTGCGTACACACAGAAACCAGAGCTTTCTTTCCTGGTTGGGAGGTTTCGGGGTTCCgcactgccccctgcccccaaccgGGAGCAGAGTAGGGGGCCACTAAGCTGGGCCAGCCCCAGGGCTCACTGCCCGTGACCTTCCCACAGTGCTATGAGTCCTTGAAATCAGGCCCAAGAGCAACCCAGGGGtgcgagggggtgggggtgacaccAAGaacaatgccccccccccccccagcaagccccaggccctggcctCACCTTTATCCCAGGGGTGAGAGAAGGATGGGGGCTGGAGGCTGGACGCTTAGAAAGGACACAGAGcattgggaggggggcagaggccTGAAGGGGAGCCTTTTGAGGGACacagagcccccaccccac harbors:
- the VWA1 gene encoding von Willebrand factor A domain-containing protein 1 isoform X2, coding for MLPWTALSLALSLRLALARSGAERGAEGPGCYRLHRQYRSWQPPGAVSCCLGPRRGSPALRGCGRPAHHCPGAEGVHS
- the VWA1 gene encoding von Willebrand factor A domain-containing protein 1 isoform X1, giving the protein MLPWTALSLALSLRLALARSGAERGPPASAPQGDLLFLLDSSASVSHYEFSRVREFLGQLVAPLPLGPGALRASLVHVGSRPYTEFPFGQHSSGAAVQDAIRAAAQRMGDTNTGLALAYAKEQLFAEVAGARPGVPKVLVWVTDGGSSDPVGPPMQELKDLGVTVFIVSTGRGNLLELSAAASAPAEDHLHFVDVDDLHIIAQELRGSILDAMQPQQLRASEVTSSSFRLAWPPLLTADSGYYVLELAPSAEPGNVRRQQLPGNATGWAWVSLDPDTDYDVELVPESNVHLVRPQYLRVHTLPEEAGPERIVISHARPRSLRVSWAPALGPAAVLGYHVQFGPLLGGAAQRVEVPAGRNSTTLQGLAPGTAYLVTVTAAFRSGRERALSAKACTPDGERSRAPRPQPPGAGGREP